The Candidatus Pantoea soli genome window below encodes:
- a CDS encoding YccF domain-containing protein, whose translation MRTVLNILNFVLGGFFTTLCWLFATAISIVLIFTLPLTRSCWEITKLSLLPFGNEAVHVDVLRPESKNAVMNAGGTFLNVFWLIFFGWWLCMAHISTGIVQCLSIIGIPTGLAHFKIAAIALWPVGRRVVSVEEAQAAREANARRRY comes from the coding sequence ATGCGCACCGTACTGAACATTCTTAACTTCGTGCTGGGTGGATTTTTTACTACCCTTTGCTGGCTGTTTGCCACGGCGATCAGCATCGTGCTGATTTTTACGCTGCCGCTAACGCGATCCTGCTGGGAAATTACTAAACTTTCACTGCTGCCGTTTGGTAATGAAGCAGTACATGTGGACGTGCTGCGTCCCGAAAGTAAAAATGCCGTGATGAATGCCGGGGGCACCTTCCTTAACGTCTTCTGGCTGATTTTCTTCGGCTGGTGGCTGTGCATGGCCCATATCTCCACCGGTATTGTGCAATGCCTGAGCATCATTGGCATTCCCACCGGGCTGGCGCATTTTAAGATCGCCGCGATCGCGCTGTGGCCGGTTGGTCGCCGCGTGGTCTCTGTGGAAGAGGCGCAGGCCGCGCGTGAAGCCAACGCCCGTCGCCGCTACTGA